The genomic region CCAAGGATTTTCAGCTAGTTGTTTAATACTTATTTTTATCTTTTTAGCTTCTTTATCAAGTTCAATAATCTTAGCTTCAATTTTATCACCAACATTAAAGTCTTTTAAAGTTTTTTCTTTATTCCATGCTATTTCACTACTATGTAATAGACCTGATAGCTTACCTAAGTCAACTATCATACCATAGTCTAATTTATTAGAAATTGTTCCAGAAATTTTATCTCCTAAATTTAAATCGTTTAAAAACTTAGCTTCTTCTTCTTTAACTATTTCTATTCTTGAAAGAACTATATCTTTTCTATTTTTTTCTATTACGTCAAACTCTAATTTTTCACCATTAGGAGTGTAACTTTGGTTTAATCCAGAATTTTTAAATGGTAAGAATGCTGAGATTAATCCACAGTCTACTCTATAACCACCTTTTACTTTTTCTTTAATTATTCCAGAAAGTTTGTCTCCTTTTTTAATATTAGAGAAAGCTTCCCTTTTTTCTAAAATGTTTTTTGAAACTATTAAGAATTCATCATTTTCTTTTACAACTAGAACCTTAATTTTATCTCCTATCTCAAGTCCTTCTATTTCAGAAACTCTAATACGTCCTTCTAATTTATTATTGATATTTAAATATCCAAACTCATCATCTTTTCTGATTATTGTTCCTTCTATTTTATCACCAAGATTTTGTTCTCCAGTAGGAAGATATTCTTCTAACATTTCCATAAAATTGTTGTTCATTAGTTCTCTCCTTAATCAAATTGTTCTATTTCTATTAGCCTTTGTAGTGAGTTAAGTAAATCTAATTCTTCTTCTTCATTGCCATTGTCAGCAATAATTTCAAATTCTCTACCTTGCTCTAAACCAATTAGTAGAATAGCCATAATATTTTTGGCATCATAATTTTCTTTTTCATATCTAAAAAATACATTACCAGAAAACTTATTAGTAATGGCACATATTTTTGTAGATGGCCTTGCATGTATGCCTTGTTCATTTAATACCT from Streptobacillus felis harbors:
- a CDS encoding HPr family phosphocarrier protein; translation: MNKIKVKVLNEQGIHARPSTKICAITNKFSGNVFFRYEKENYDAKNIMAILLIGLEQGREFEIIADNGNEEEELDLLNSLQRLIEIEQFD